The Corythoichthys intestinalis isolate RoL2023-P3 chromosome 1, ASM3026506v1, whole genome shotgun sequence genome has a segment encoding these proteins:
- the LOC130917794 gene encoding gastrula zinc finger protein XlCGF8.2DB-like, producing the protein MFPSNQTRSLKSFSSDVTTKDLHPEKHDPLHVKQEEELEMPHIKQEAEPETLYIKEEKQEDEITTFPITVSVKSEEEGPSEERRAAKPSSGSSFQHLTTKGEGQSQLEGLLAPLSDSNDVTSQSSDFTTDEEDVDFDPKFRKSFKKSALNRDAKTCVGGKQFACSHCDKRFSWKHHLKRHMHTHTGEKPFVCTFCDKRFTGKEDLIRHARKHTGEKPFPCTLCEKTFSWKQSLKKHTRTHTGEKPYACTCCGKTFTEKSSLSRHTSTHSGEKPFACTLCEKRFSQKANLEIHQRTHTKEKPFVCTCCGKRFAMKLTLKIHTRRHTGNKPFACSLCGKRFTQKGNLVSHARSRHTEEKVCSV; encoded by the exons ATGTTCCCTTCAAACCAAACGAGATCCCTCAAATCATTCTCATCGG ACGTCACTACGAAAGATCTTCACCCGGAGAAGCACGATCCCCTCCACGTTAAACAGGAGGAGGAGTTGGAGATGCCGCACATCAAACAGGAGGCAGAGCCAGAAACTCTTtacataaaagaagaaaaacaagaaGATGAAATAACCACGTTTCCAATAACTGTCAGTGTGAAGAGTGAAGAGGAAGGTCCAAGCGAAGAGCGCAGAGCAGCCAAACCTTCGAGCGGCAGCTCATTTCAACACCTGACAACAAAAGGAGAGGGACAATCGCAACTGGAAGGCCTGTTAGCTCCGCTCTCGGACAGCAACGACGTAACGTCACAATCGTCTGACTTTACAACTGATGAGGAGGATGTTGACTTTGACCCAAAGTTTCGGAAATCCTTTAAAAAGTCAGCTTTGAATAGAGACGCAAAAACATGTGTAGGTGGGAAACAGTTTGCCTGCTCacattgcgataaaagattttcttgGAAGCATCACTTAAAAAGGCACATGCATACGCACACCGGggagaagccttttgtctgcacattttGTGATAAACGATTCACAGGGAAAGAAGATTTAATCAGGCACGCAAGAAAACACACCGGTGAGAAACCTTttccctgcacactttgtgaaaaaacattttcttggaaaCAAAGCTTAAAAAAACACACGCGTACACACACCGGTGAGAAGCCTTATGCCTGCACATGTTGTGGTAAAACATTTACCGAGAAGTCAAGTttaagcagacacacaagcacacacagtggagagaagcctttcgcttGCACGCTTTGCGAGAAAAGATTTTCTCAAAAGGCTAATTTAGAAATTCATCAGCGTACACACACGaaggaaaagccttttgtctgcacatgttgTGGCAAAAGATTTGCTATGAAGTTAACTTTAAAGATACACACAAGAAGACACACTGGAAataaaccttttgcctgctcactttgtggtaaaagattcactcagaaaggaAATTTAGTATCGCACGCAAGAAGCCGTcacactgaggaaaaagtttgcagtgtgtga
- the LOC130917663 gene encoding gastrula zinc finger protein XlCGF57.1-like isoform X1 produces MTCPADVIAKRLQPEKNNSLHVKQEESEMPYIKQEAEPETYIKEEEQEGGIPKFPMTVIVKSEKDEGPSEESGAVKPSSDSLFQHLTIKGEGRSQPDGLLAPLSESDGITSHSSETDTNEEDVDFDQKASKSLMASRKRETQECPGGKPFVCSCCDKRYSRLHKLKRHMQTHTGEKPFVCTSCGKGFTEKGNLNSHIRTHTGEKPFACTLCDKRFYQKNDLERHKRTHTGEKPFACTFCNKRFSLNCNFKKHQRTHTGEKPFLCSVYPQIFCHEKTLKRHARTHIGEKHFACTLCNKRFSRKAHLENHTRTHTGEKPFVCTTCGKPFAEKRILKKHTRWHAGDNLFPCLFCDQIFCDKYQLERHTRTHTGEKPFLCSVCPQRFCHEKTLKRHARTHTGEKPFLCSVCPERFCHEETLKRHARTHIGEKHFACTLCNKRFSRKAHLENHTRTHTGEKPFVCTTCGKRFADKGNLRTHVIRHTGEKPFACSLCDKRYFAKANLDIHTKTHAGDKPFSPALHVVKD; encoded by the exons atgacg TGTCCCGCAGACGTCATTGCAAAACGGCTTCAACCTGAGAAGAACAATTCCCTCCATGTTAAACAGGAAGAGTCTGAGATGCCGTACATAAAACAGGAGGCGGAGCCAGAGACCTACATTAAAGAAGAAGAGCAGGAAGGTGGAATCCCCAAGTTTCCAATGACTGTCATTGTAAAGAGTGAAAAAGATGAAGGTCCAAGCGAAGAAAGTGGAGCAGTGAAACCTTCAAGTGACAGCTTATTTCAACACCTCACAATTAAAGGAGAGGGACGATCGCAACCGGATGGCCTGTTAGCGCCGCTCTCCGAAAGTGACGGCATAACATCACACTCTTCTGAGACTGACACTAATGAGGAGGATGTTGACTTTGACCAAAAAGCTTCAAAATCCCTAATGGCATCACGAAAAAGAGAGACTCAAGAATGCCCAGGTGGGAAACCGTTCGTTTGCTCATGCTGCGATAAAAGATATTCACGGCTACATAAGTTAAAAAGACACATGCAGACACACACTGGggagaagccttttgtctgcacaagtTGTGGTAAAGGATTCACCGAAAAGGGAAATTTAAACAGTCAcataagaacacacactggagagaagccctttgcctgcacactttgcgataaaagattttatcAGAAGAACGATTTAGAAAGGCATAagcgaacacacactggagagaagccttttgcctgcacattttgcaataaaaggttttctctgaattgtaattttaaaaagcatcagcgtacacacactggcgAGAAGCCTTTTCTCTGCTCAGTTTATCCTCAAATATTTTGTCACGAGAAAACTTTAAAAAGACACGCAAGAACACACATTGGTGAGAAGcattttgcctgcacactttgcaatAAAAGATTTTCTCGGAAGGCTCATTTAGAAAACCAtacgcgtacacacactggagaaaagccttttgtctgcacaactTGTGGTAAACCATTCGCTGAGaagagaattttaaaaaaacacacaagatggcACGCTGGAGACAATCTTTTTCCCTGCTTATTTTGTGATCAAATATTTTGTGACAAGTATCAGTTAGAAAgacacacacgtacacacactggCGAGAAGCCTTTTCTCTGCTCAGTTTGTCCTCAAAGATTCTGTCACGAGAAAACTTTAAAAAGACacgcaagaacacacactggcgaGAAGCCTTTTCTCTGCTCAGTTTGTCCTGAAAGATTCTGTCACGAGGAAACTTTAAAAAGACACGCAAGAACGCACATTGGTGAGAAGcattttgcctgcacactttgcaatAAAAGATTTTCTCGGAAGGCTCATTTAGAAAATCAtacgcgtacacacactggagaaaagccttttgtctgcacaactTGTGGTAAACGATTCGCTGACAAGGGAAACTTAAGGACACACGTTAtcagacacactggagagaagccctttgcctgctcactttgtgataaaagataCTTTGCAAAGGCAAATTTAGACattcacacaaaaacacacgccGGAGATAAGCCTTTTTCCCCTGCTCTCCATGTGGTAAAAGATTAA
- the LOC130917663 gene encoding uncharacterized protein LOC130917663 isoform X4: protein MTCPADVIAKRLQPEKNNSLHVKQEESEMPYIKQEAEPETYIKEEEQEGGIPKFPMTVIVKSEKDEGPSEESGAVKPSSDSLFQHLTIKGEGRSQPDGLLAPLSESDGITSHSSETDTNEEDVDFDQKASKSLMASRKRETQECPVSRRHHCKRAST, encoded by the exons atgacg TGTCCCGCAGACGTCATTGCAAAACGGCTTCAACCTGAGAAGAACAATTCCCTCCATGTTAAACAGGAAGAGTCTGAGATGCCGTACATAAAACAGGAGGCGGAGCCAGAGACCTACATTAAAGAAGAAGAGCAGGAAGGTGGAATCCCCAAGTTTCCAATGACTGTCATTGTAAAGAGTGAAAAAGATGAAGGTCCAAGCGAAGAAAGTGGAGCAGTGAAACCTTCAAGTGACAGCTTATTTCAACACCTCACAATTAAAGGAGAGGGACGATCGCAACCGGATGGCCTGTTAGCGCCGCTCTCCGAAAGTGACGGCATAACATCACACTCTTCTGAGACTGACACTAATGAGGAGGATGTTGACTTTGACCAAAAAGCTTCAAAATCCCTAATGGCATCACGAAAAAGAGAGACTCAAGAATGCCCAG TGTCCCGCAGACATCATTGTAAAAGAGCTTCAACCTAA
- the LOC130917663 gene encoding gastrula zinc finger protein XlCGF57.1-like isoform X2, translated as MTCPADIIVKELQPKKHDPLHVKQEWDMPYIKQEAEPDTPSIKEEQANGIPKFPMNFTVKIEKDEAPSEEREENLFPHLTTKEGPSQPDGLLAPLSDSDDLTSHSSDFTTDKEDVDFNQQASKSRNKSSLKRDTQECAGGKQFACSRCDKRYSWKHHLNRHMHTHTGEKPFVCTCCGKGFTEKGNLNIHTRTHTGEKPFACTFCDKRFSQKNDLERHKRTHTGEKPFACTFCNKSFSQKHDLESHKHTHTGEKPFVCKHCGERFTEKGELNTHANTHIGEKPFACSLCSKRFSWKAHLKSHKHTHTGEKPFVCTSCGKQFTDKGNLNRHTSVHTGERPFACTLCKKRFSVSWNLKMHQRTHTGEKPFVCTSCGKRFTQKGNLNTLSHTLKRSLSPAPFVIKDTLQRQS; from the exons atgacg TGTCCCGCAGACATCATTGTAAAAGAGCTTCAACCTAAGAAGCACGATCCCCTCCACGTTAAACAGGAGTGGGACATGCCGTACatcaaacaggaggcggagCCAGACACCCCCAGCATTAAAGAAGAACAGGCTAATGGAATCCCCAAGTTTCCAATGAATTTCACTGTGAAGATTGAAAAAGATGAAGCTCCAAGCGAGGAGAGGGAAGAGAACTTATTTCCACACCTCACAACAAAAGAGGGACCATCACAACCGGACGGCCTGTTAGCTCCGCTCTCGGACAGTGATGATTTAACGTCACACTCTTCTGACTTTACCACTGATAAGGAGGATGTTGATTTCAACCAACAAGCTTCAAAATCCCGAAACAAGTCATCACTGAAAAGAGACACTCAAGAATGCGCGGGTGGGAAACAGTTTGCCTGCTCACGTTGCGATAAAAGATATTCATGGAAGCATCACTTGAATAGACACATGCATACACACACCGGggagaagccttttgtctgcacatgttgTGGTAAAGGATTCACCGAAAAGGGAAatttaaacattcacacaagaacacacactggagagaagcccttTGCCTGCAcattttgcgataaaagattttctcagaagaATGATTTAGAAAGGCATAAACGAACAcatactggagagaagccttttgcctgcacatttTGCAATAAAAGTTTTTCCCAGAAGCATGATTTAGAAAGTCATAAgcatacacacactggagaaaagccttttgtctgcaaacATTGTGGTGAAAGATTCACTGAGAAGGGAGAAttaaacacacacgcaaacacacacattggtgagaagccttttgcctgctcactttGCAGTAAAAGATTTTCTTGGAAGGCTCATTTAAAAAGTCATAAgcatacacacactggagaaaagccttttgtctgcacatcttGTGGTAAACAATTCACTGACAAGGGAAATTTAAACAGACACACAAGCGTACACACTGGAGAgaggccttttgcctgcacactttgcaaaAAAAGATTTTCTGTGAGTTGGAATTTAAAAATGCAtcagcgtacacacactggagaaaagccttttgtctgcacatcttgtggtaaacgattcacccagaagggaaatttaaacacactctcacacacactgaagagaagcctttcgcctgctccTTTTGTGATAAAAGATACTTTGCAAAGGCAAAGTTAG
- the LOC130917663 gene encoding gastrula zinc finger protein XlCGF8.2DB-like isoform X3: MPYIKQEAEPDTPSIKEEQANGIPKFPMNFTVKIEKDEAPSEEREENLFPHLTTKEGPSQPDGLLAPLSDSDDLTSHSSDFTTDKEDVDFNQQASKSRNKSSLKRDTQECAGGKQFACSRCDKRYSWKHHLNRHMHTHTGEKPFVCTCCGKGFTEKGNLNIHTRTHTGEKPFACTFCDKRFSQKNDLERHKRTHTGEKPFACTFCNKSFSQKHDLESHKHTHTGEKPFVCKHCGERFTEKGELNTHANTHIGEKPFACSLCSKRFSWKAHLKSHKHTHTGEKPFVCTSCGKQFTDKGNLNRHTSVHTGERPFACTLCKKRFSVSWNLKMHQRTHTGEKPFVCTSCGKRFTQKGNLNTLSHTLKRSLSPAPFVIKDTLQRQS; encoded by the coding sequence ATGCCGTACatcaaacaggaggcggagCCAGACACCCCCAGCATTAAAGAAGAACAGGCTAATGGAATCCCCAAGTTTCCAATGAATTTCACTGTGAAGATTGAAAAAGATGAAGCTCCAAGCGAGGAGAGGGAAGAGAACTTATTTCCACACCTCACAACAAAAGAGGGACCATCACAACCGGACGGCCTGTTAGCTCCGCTCTCGGACAGTGATGATTTAACGTCACACTCTTCTGACTTTACCACTGATAAGGAGGATGTTGATTTCAACCAACAAGCTTCAAAATCCCGAAACAAGTCATCACTGAAAAGAGACACTCAAGAATGCGCGGGTGGGAAACAGTTTGCCTGCTCACGTTGCGATAAAAGATATTCATGGAAGCATCACTTGAATAGACACATGCATACACACACCGGggagaagccttttgtctgcacatgttgTGGTAAAGGATTCACCGAAAAGGGAAatttaaacattcacacaagaacacacactggagagaagcccttTGCCTGCAcattttgcgataaaagattttctcagaagaATGATTTAGAAAGGCATAAACGAACAcatactggagagaagccttttgcctgcacatttTGCAATAAAAGTTTTTCCCAGAAGCATGATTTAGAAAGTCATAAgcatacacacactggagaaaagccttttgtctgcaaacATTGTGGTGAAAGATTCACTGAGAAGGGAGAAttaaacacacacgcaaacacacacattggtgagaagccttttgcctgctcactttGCAGTAAAAGATTTTCTTGGAAGGCTCATTTAAAAAGTCATAAgcatacacacactggagaaaagccttttgtctgcacatcttGTGGTAAACAATTCACTGACAAGGGAAATTTAAACAGACACACAAGCGTACACACTGGAGAgaggccttttgcctgcacactttgcaaaAAAAGATTTTCTGTGAGTTGGAATTTAAAAATGCAtcagcgtacacacactggagaaaagccttttgtctgcacatcttgtggtaaacgattcacccagaagggaaatttaaacacactctcacacacactgaagagaagcctttcgcctgctccTTTTGTGATAAAAGATACTTTGCAAAGGCAAAGTTAG